In one Solanum lycopersicum chromosome 11, SLM_r2.1 genomic region, the following are encoded:
- the LOC101255264 gene encoding patellin-3-like, translated as MAEETKKPASDETTPPTTVADVPVPEKESTPQPEPVPVPETPEKSADPVTEETDKEKTPVTESASFKEESNKVEELPNPEQKALAELKELVQDALNKHEFTAPPVKEEEKKPEAEAVAIAVAEEEKKEESAAEEPTTDAAPATTEPVKEEPPVPAAVVEEKKETTPVVEEKKEVPPVVEEKKETPASADPSETVEKVTEKVTADEEDGSKAVEEIKETIVEVTATSTAPVEEDAAVPAEEVAATEEEVSIWGIPLLADERSDVILLKFLRARDFKVKEAFAMLKSVVAWRKEFNIDELLEEDLSGLGLEKVVYNHGVDKEGHPVCYNAFGAFQDNELYQNTFADKEKMDKFLRWRIQFMEKSIRNLDFSPDGICTFVQVIDLKNSPGLYLYKKELRQATNRALQLLQDNYPEFVAKQVFINVPWWYPAYYRMINALFTTRTKSKFVFAGASRSAETLFKYIVPEQVPVQYGGLSREGEQEFTIADSATEDTVKPASKHTVEFPVTEKSNLVWEARVVGWDVCYGAEFVPSAEGGYTIIVEKSRKIAAANETVITNNYTAPEAGKVVLTFDNQTSKRKKLVYRSKTKSSD; from the exons ATGGCTGAAGAAACCAAGAAACCTGCTTCTGATGAGACTACGCCACCGACAACTGTGGCTGATGTCCCTGTGCCGGAAAAGGAATCAACCCCTCAACCTGAACCGGTACCTGTTCCTGAGACACCGGAAAAATCTGCTGATCCGGTGACGGAGGAAACTGATAAGGAAAAAACTCCAGTTACTGAATCTGCTTCTTTTAAGGAAGAGAGCAATAAAGTTGAAGAACTACCAAATCCTGAACAAAAGGCTTTAGCGGAGTTGAAAGAGTTGGTTCAAGATGCTCTGAACAAACATGAATTCACTGCTCCTCCGGTcaaggaggaggagaagaaaCCAGAGGCTGAAGCAGTAGCTATTGCTGTGGCAGAGGAGGAGAAAAAGGAAGAATCTGCTGCTGAGGAACCCACCACCGATGCTGCACCGGCAACCACAGAGCCGGTGAAGGAAGAACCACCAGTTCCAGCAGCGGTGgtagaagagaagaaagaaactACACCTGTAgtggaagagaagaaagaagttCCACCTGTTgtggaagagaagaaagaaactCCGGCGTCAGCAGATCCATCGGAGACGGTTGAGAAAGTGACTGAAAAGGTTACAGCAGATGAGGAGGATGGTTCTAAAGCCGTTGAAGAAATCAAAGAGACGATTGTTGAAGTGACTGCCACCAGTACTGCACCGGTTGAGGAGGATGCAGCAGTTCCGGCAGAAGAAGTCGCAGCAACAGAGGAAGAAGTTTCCATCTGGGGAATTCCCTTATTAGCTGATGAAAGAAGTGATGTGATCCTTCTCAAGTTCCTCAGAGCCAGAGATTTCAAAGTGAAGGAAGCTTTTGCTATGCTGAAGAGTGTGGTAGCATGGCGTAAGGAGTTTAACATTGATGAACTTTTGGAAGAAGATCTGTCAGGATTAGGACTAGAAAAAGTGGTGTACAATCATGGTGTGGACAAGGAAGGACATCCAGTTTGTTACAATGCATTTGGGGCATTTCAGGACAATGAATTGTATCAGAATACTTTTGCTGATAAGGAGAAAATGGACAAGTTTCTTAGATGGCGTATTCAGTTCATGGAGAAATCAATCAGGAATCTTGATTTTAGCCCTGATGGCATATGCACTTTTGTTCAGGTTattgatctcaaaaattcacCTGGACTTTACCTTTACAAGAAAGAACTTCGCCAGGCTACCAACCGTGCACTTCAGTTACTCCAGGACAACTACCCTGAATTTGTTGCCAAGCAG GTGTTCATCAATGTGCCATGGTGGTATCCAGCTTACTACAGGATGATCAATGCACTTTTCACTACCAGGACCAAGAGCAAGTTTGTGTTTGCTGGTGCTTCACGATCTGCTGAGACTCTCTTCAA ATACATTGTCCCTGAGCAAGTTCCAGTTCAATATGGTGGACTTAGCAGGGAGGGTGAACAGGAATTCACCATTGCTGACTCTGCCACTGAGGATACCGTTAAGCCTGCTTCCAAACACACGGTTGAATTTCCAGTTACTGAG AAGAGTAATTTGGTGTGGGAAGCAAGAGTAGTAGGATGGGATGTGTGTTATGGAGCTGAATTTGTGCCAAGTGCTGAAGGTGGGTACACGATCATCGTCGAGAAATCAAGAAAGATTGCAGCGGCAAATGAAACGGTGATCACCAACAACTATACCGCGCCAGAAGCAGGGAAGGTGGTGCTTACATTTGATAACCAAACATCTAAGAGGAAGAAGCTTGTCTACAGATCCAAGACCAAGTCTTCTGATTAA